A single region of the Oenococcus kitaharae DSM 17330 genome encodes:
- a CDS encoding substrate-binding periplasmic protein, whose translation MIKRFSLLIFTAMLALTTLFTLSSQAKKPFSGQTIKVATSPNFPPFENKVVDSAGNSKIVGFDIDLLKKLSKDLGFKFSLQETDFSGLMGYLQSNRADLVISGMTATPERAKNVDFSTHYFNAKTAILHPKNIKIKSVKDLKNLKVAAVFNTQYVDQVKKMGAKVTALDTGTLVAQDLWNGSVQGAIMDQTKAQDLIKSHKGYSYYVFTNKELKLSQPNTFSIAFPKNKEAKLQKAINKKIKLYKKNGTLKKLATRWMGKKVAAYQ comes from the coding sequence ATGATTAAACGTTTTTCTCTCTTAATTTTTACGGCCATGTTGGCCTTAACCACCTTATTTACACTTTCGAGCCAAGCCAAGAAACCCTTCAGTGGGCAAACGATCAAAGTTGCGACAAGTCCAAATTTCCCACCTTTTGAAAATAAAGTCGTCGATTCGGCAGGCAATTCGAAAATCGTTGGTTTTGATATTGATTTGTTGAAAAAACTGTCAAAAGACTTGGGATTTAAATTCAGTCTGCAGGAAACTGACTTCAGCGGTCTGATGGGATATTTGCAGTCTAACCGTGCAGATCTGGTTATTTCCGGCATGACAGCAACGCCTGAGCGGGCAAAGAATGTCGATTTCTCAACGCATTATTTCAATGCTAAAACCGCTATTCTTCATCCAAAAAATATTAAAATCAAATCGGTCAAAGATTTAAAAAATCTGAAAGTAGCAGCTGTTTTTAATACACAATATGTGGATCAGGTCAAAAAAATGGGTGCAAAAGTCACAGCACTAGACACAGGTACACTTGTTGCACAAGATTTATGGAATGGCAGCGTCCAAGGTGCTATCATGGATCAAACTAAAGCACAAGATTTGATCAAAAGCCACAAAGGCTACAGTTACTACGTATTTACCAATAAAGAATTAAAACTGAGTCAGCCAAACACGTTCTCAATTGCATTTCCAAAGAACAAGGAGGCAAAACTTCAAAAAGCAATCAACAAGAAAATAAAATTATATAAAAAGAATGGGACGCTTAAAAAACTCGCCACAAGATGGATGGGCAAAAAAGTCGCCGCATATCAATGA
- a CDS encoding argininosuccinate synthase has translation MSKKIVLAYSGGLDTSVAIPWLGDKGYDVIAVSLDVGQHGKQMDAIQKKALKIGAVQSIVIDAKDEFADDFVSKVIKSNALYEGEYPLLSALSRPLIIKKLVEIAHENNAVAIAHGSTGKGNDQVRFEAAIHALDPEMHIEAPIRDFQWSREEEIQYAHTHDVPVPINFDSPYSIDENLWGRSNEAGILENPWNQAPADAYALTVAVEDAPDKADFVDIEFKNGLPVALNGQQMKLSDLISKLSVLAGSHGIGRIDHVENRLVGIKSREIYEAPAAAVIMTAHKDLEDITLEHDVAHFKPIIEQKIANLIYNAMWVSPLFDALNTFIDETQKVVNGVVKMKLFKGSAIAVARKSEHNSLYSEKLATYTSANSFDEQAAVGFMKLYTLPATVYEQVNHIHSKEKEEI, from the coding sequence ATGTCAAAGAAAATTGTTTTAGCTTATTCCGGCGGATTGGATACCTCAGTGGCTATCCCTTGGCTCGGAGATAAAGGATATGACGTCATCGCCGTTTCATTAGATGTTGGCCAGCACGGAAAACAGATGGATGCCATTCAGAAAAAAGCTCTGAAGATCGGCGCAGTCCAGTCAATCGTGATTGATGCTAAAGATGAATTCGCTGATGATTTTGTCAGCAAGGTTATCAAATCAAACGCACTTTATGAAGGCGAATACCCTCTTCTCTCAGCTCTTTCCCGGCCTTTAATTATCAAAAAACTCGTCGAGATTGCTCATGAAAATAACGCTGTCGCGATTGCTCATGGATCTACAGGAAAAGGCAACGACCAGGTACGGTTTGAAGCTGCAATCCATGCTCTGGATCCAGAAATGCACATCGAAGCACCGATTCGTGATTTCCAGTGGTCCAGAGAAGAAGAAATCCAGTATGCCCACACGCATGATGTACCGGTACCAATCAATTTCGACTCCCCTTACTCGATTGATGAAAACCTTTGGGGCCGTTCCAATGAGGCCGGTATTCTGGAAAATCCTTGGAACCAAGCACCAGCTGACGCCTATGCTTTGACTGTTGCCGTCGAGGATGCACCAGATAAAGCCGACTTTGTCGATATTGAATTCAAGAATGGCCTGCCCGTCGCATTAAATGGACAGCAGATGAAACTATCTGATTTGATCAGCAAGCTATCAGTGTTGGCCGGATCGCACGGTATCGGCCGGATTGATCACGTTGAAAACCGGCTGGTCGGCATCAAGTCCCGTGAAATTTATGAAGCACCCGCAGCTGCAGTTATCATGACAGCTCACAAGGACTTGGAAGATATTACCTTGGAACACGATGTTGCCCACTTCAAGCCGATCATTGAACAAAAGATCGCCAACCTGATTTATAACGCCATGTGGGTCTCACCATTATTCGATGCACTCAATACTTTCATTGATGAAACGCAGAAGGTTGTTAATGGTGTTGTCAAGATGAAGCTCTTCAAAGGATCTGCCATCGCTGTTGCTAGAAAGTCGGAACACAACTCTCTCTATTCTGAAAAGCTGGCCACTTATACATCAGCCAATTCCTTTGACGAACAGGCTGCAGTCGGCTTTATGAAACTTTATACCCTCCCAGCAACTGTTTACGAACAAGTTAACCACATTCACTCAAAAGAAAAAGAAGAAATCTAA
- the argH gene encoding argininosuccinate lyase, which translates to MKLWGGRFVKSEDPDMTAFDNSLPQGKLMYQEDILGSIAHATMLGKQAIISQSDSDAIVAGLKEILSEIKAGSLKIPDTGFEDIHSFVESVLTEKIGDAGKKLHTARSRNDQVAVDTKMYIKNRLQGVIAEIDLLIQAFIDKGNANPQIMPGYTHLQKAQTVTFKYYLGAYAQMLKRDKKRLLNAIDVMDENPLGSGAIAGTTHEIDRQLTTDLLGFKKPVDNFIDGVSDRDYIIEVLADFSIMAMHLSRLSEELIIFASQEFNYVIFDDSLSTGSSMMPQKKNADSAELVRGSSALIIGQLNQMLILMKGLPLAYNKDMQLDKDTFLPAFDRIEHMLLLMKKIVLTLKLNSKKLTAAVKNGFLNATDMADYLVKKGLPFRDAHGVVGQAVLMAEQAHKKLEDLTLEELQQCSPIIQDDIYEYLDVSQSMTKGIKKEML; encoded by the coding sequence ATGAAATTATGGGGTGGACGTTTTGTAAAGTCCGAAGATCCGGACATGACCGCGTTTGATAACTCTTTGCCACAAGGCAAACTGATGTATCAAGAAGATATTTTAGGATCGATTGCACATGCGACAATGCTTGGCAAACAAGCCATTATCAGCCAGTCAGATTCCGATGCCATCGTCGCAGGCTTAAAAGAAATTCTCAGCGAAATTAAAGCCGGCAGTTTGAAAATACCCGATACAGGTTTTGAAGACATTCATAGCTTTGTCGAAAGTGTCCTGACAGAAAAAATTGGCGATGCTGGTAAGAAACTGCATACAGCACGGTCGAGAAACGACCAAGTCGCCGTTGATACAAAAATGTATATCAAAAACCGCCTGCAGGGCGTTATCGCGGAAATCGACCTTTTAATCCAAGCTTTCATCGATAAAGGCAATGCTAATCCGCAAATTATGCCGGGCTACACACATCTGCAAAAAGCGCAGACTGTGACATTCAAATATTACCTTGGCGCCTATGCACAAATGCTGAAACGGGATAAAAAACGGCTATTAAACGCCATTGATGTTATGGATGAAAACCCGCTCGGGTCCGGTGCTATAGCAGGAACGACACATGAAATCGACCGCCAACTAACTACTGACCTGCTTGGCTTTAAAAAACCAGTCGATAACTTTATCGATGGTGTCTCTGATCGGGATTATATCATCGAAGTTCTAGCTGATTTTTCAATCATGGCCATGCATCTTTCTCGTTTGTCTGAAGAATTAATTATCTTCGCCAGTCAGGAATTCAATTATGTGATCTTTGATGATTCGCTTTCAACAGGCTCTTCGATGATGCCCCAGAAGAAAAACGCTGATTCAGCAGAATTAGTTCGCGGCAGTTCAGCCTTAATCATCGGCCAGTTAAACCAAATGCTGATCCTCATGAAAGGATTACCGCTGGCATACAACAAAGATATGCAGCTGGACAAAGATACCTTTCTACCAGCCTTTGACCGGATTGAACACATGCTGCTGCTGATGAAAAAAATAGTCCTGACGCTGAAACTCAATTCCAAGAAATTAACAGCCGCCGTGAAAAATGGTTTTCTTAATGCCACCGACATGGCTGACTACCTGGTTAAAAAAGGGTTGCCCTTCAGGGATGCTCATGGCGTTGTCGGACAAGCAGTCCTAATGGCTGAGCAAGCTCATAAAAAATTGGAAGATTTAACACTCGAAGAATTACAACAGTGCAGCCCGATCATTCAGGACGATATCTATGAATACTTGGATGTCAGTCAGTCAATGACTAAAGGCATCAAAAAGGAGATGTTATGA
- a CDS encoding amino acid ABC transporter permease, translating into MIPVSLATLDFAEMWPYRKIFINGLFNTLQLTILALLIGLALGLLLALVKVIKVPWLSLFARFYTSVFRGTPLLVQIFLIYFGAKQIVGFNVNAFSSALVALSLNSAAYISEILRGGIQAVNIGQTEAARSLGFNYRQSFFYVVLPQGLKSVLPAMVNEAISLLKDTSLVSTVGMMDLMRAGMTAQGGTYLAFEPFIIVAIIYYILVMILTNFSNKLERNLNKSK; encoded by the coding sequence ATGATACCGGTTAGTCTGGCGACTTTAGATTTCGCAGAAATGTGGCCATATCGCAAGATTTTTATCAACGGGTTGTTCAATACTTTGCAATTAACGATTTTAGCCTTATTGATCGGATTAGCATTAGGCTTGCTTTTGGCCCTGGTTAAAGTAATTAAAGTTCCTTGGCTGAGCTTATTTGCACGCTTCTATACCTCTGTTTTTCGAGGAACCCCGCTTTTAGTGCAAATATTTCTCATCTACTTTGGCGCCAAACAAATTGTCGGCTTTAATGTCAATGCTTTCTCCTCGGCTTTGGTCGCCTTGTCTTTAAATTCAGCTGCCTATATCTCAGAAATTCTGAGAGGCGGTATTCAGGCTGTGAACATCGGCCAAACTGAAGCGGCCCGTTCTCTGGGATTTAACTATCGGCAATCCTTCTTCTATGTAGTTCTCCCGCAAGGATTAAAATCTGTCCTGCCGGCCATGGTCAACGAAGCAATTAGTCTCTTAAAAGATACTTCTTTAGTATCAACAGTCGGCATGATGGACCTCATGCGTGCTGGCATGACGGCTCAAGGAGGTACTTACTTAGCCTTTGAACCCTTTATCATCGTTGCAATTATCTACTACATTCTCGTCATGATTTTGACTAACTTTTCTAACAAACTCGAAAGGAATTTAAATAAATCAAAATGA
- a CDS encoding FAD-binding oxidoreductase, translating to MLKSHRYLLGLFWSAAIFLLPLPLLQALALGLPSSASAILGIQLGTIAYVWMLFVIFVSTKPKWLDRLIGLPSMYFVHAFLGLSLIVLAYLHTEMSPSDGLIKLTGDLGLWIMIAVAAYSLLFLSDWLTARVQFLRTIVRFFEKNLFHHEVTIWLHRLNIVATFFVFIHVLLIGYIMQIQSFAWLFILYSLFVFSAYTIFFIRKFRGYSRANVSQVKHLASRVTQITLKFNSGNQRILNNYHPGDYLFIAFPEIADMKELHPFSFVNFDAAAREVTLAIRADGDFSSRIAQLRVGETARIDGPYGTLDDRMRELTADGQSVVMLAGGTGAFPLINLAMQYAAGKEIYFIWTVSDEKELVYRQLMQKIAENNPRFHYFESIHRLNLQKLSQIVPNRVHDQATFLMSGSNRMMIGYRGLLRQYGIRARRIYYEKFNF from the coding sequence ATGCTTAAAAGTCATCGCTATTTATTAGGACTGTTCTGGTCAGCAGCTATCTTCCTATTGCCTCTGCCGTTATTGCAGGCGCTGGCTTTAGGCTTGCCAAGCTCCGCCTCAGCTATCCTTGGTATCCAATTGGGCACAATTGCCTATGTCTGGATGCTATTTGTTATTTTTGTCAGCACTAAACCCAAATGGCTGGATCGTTTAATCGGGCTGCCATCCATGTATTTTGTCCACGCATTTCTGGGCCTAAGCTTGATTGTATTAGCTTATCTGCATACTGAAATGTCGCCCTCTGATGGGTTGATTAAGTTAACTGGAGATTTAGGCTTGTGGATTATGATTGCTGTGGCCGCTTATTCGCTTTTGTTTTTGAGTGATTGGCTAACGGCACGTGTCCAGTTTTTACGGACGATCGTGCGTTTCTTCGAAAAGAATCTTTTTCATCATGAGGTCACGATCTGGCTGCACCGCTTGAATATTGTGGCGACATTCTTTGTCTTTATTCATGTTTTGCTGATTGGCTACATCATGCAGATCCAATCCTTTGCCTGGCTTTTTATCTTGTATTCGCTTTTTGTTTTTTCAGCCTACACGATATTCTTTATTCGCAAATTCCGTGGCTATAGCCGGGCAAACGTGTCTCAAGTTAAACACTTAGCATCTCGCGTCACGCAAATCACACTGAAATTCAACTCAGGCAATCAAAGGATTTTGAACAACTACCACCCAGGGGACTATCTCTTCATTGCTTTTCCGGAAATAGCCGACATGAAGGAACTCCATCCGTTTTCTTTCGTTAATTTCGATGCAGCTGCTCGTGAGGTAACGTTGGCAATTCGTGCGGATGGTGATTTTTCGAGCCGTATTGCCCAGTTACGAGTTGGTGAGACTGCCAGAATTGATGGTCCTTACGGCACTTTGGATGACCGGATGCGGGAATTAACGGCTGACGGTCAGTCAGTGGTCATGCTGGCTGGCGGCACAGGTGCTTTTCCTTTGATTAATCTGGCCATGCAATATGCCGCTGGCAAGGAAATCTATTTTATCTGGACTGTCTCCGATGAAAAAGAATTAGTTTATCGGCAGTTGATGCAAAAAATAGCCGAAAATAATCCGCGTTTTCACTATTTTGAATCAATACATCGCTTGAATTTGCAAAAATTATCTCAGATTGTGCCAAACAGGGTTCATGACCAAGCAACCTTTCTCATGTCGGGTTCAAATCGGATGATGATCGGTTATCGCGGCCTGCTTCGCCAATACGGTATTCGCGCCCGGCGTATTTATTATGAAAAATTCAACTTTTAA